One Primulina eburnea isolate SZY01 chromosome 4, ASM2296580v1, whole genome shotgun sequence genomic window, agtggtaatgatgttctattgaataaaccgtcgctaattaaaaccgccgatccacctttttttattttttaataatgtagcgacggttttagcaataACCGTCGGTAataattgcgacggtttttgataaaactgtcgccgatccACATCGGCGACAGGTTTACTAAAACCATCGCAAAAGTAGCTACGgttatcaaaaaccgtcgctaaaaccgtcgctaaataaaaaaaatgggctgggctacagcccagtaTAGCCCTAGCGTAGATCCGTCTCTGAATGTGCCCAAATTCTAGCTTAAAATGACAGCTCATTTTTGAGCTATTGGAGCTGAAATTAAGGGTCCATGAGCTGAAGGTTTTGTTGCTTCATGAGCTAGAAATATTGGAATTTCTTGGCTTGCGCTGATAGAACTTGGTTCTAGCTAATGGAGCTGAAATCCGGGTCCCTGAGCTGAAAGTTTGATATATCATGAGTTGACCATATTGAAATACCTTGACTTGCACTTGTTGAGCTTTTGGGAGCAAAAATTGGGGTCATCACAATCAGGCTTGTTACCTCATAGCtaaaacattgaaaaatggATGCAATTTGATGGCAGATCCAACACTTGAATGCCACAATGCTACTTGCTAAAGATGGAGATTCAGTGGAAGAAGACCTAGCACAAAAGCCCATGATCGATCATCTTCAGCTTTCTGCGGCTGGAATGTTTTGGAGTGGTGATTGTTTCATGTGATAACTGCCAAGTGCAAGTTCAATAACTCATTCAATATATCAGGTTTTTTTTGGAAGACTTCACTGCAAATTTCTGATGATGCAACTTGGTAGCTGCAGTATTTATTTGCAAGTATGATTTCTGAAatcttttcttttcaattttGAAGAGAAAAAGAACTTGCTTCTTGTTTTCCTTGTTGCAAAGCTCAAAATATGGCTAATCTTGTTTTGTCGTCTCATTTCTGTGAAGGCATTCTGTTAGAAAATAGAAGAGAccattattatttttgtatGAAATATTAATAGAAGTTGACGGTAAACTTGTACAGTGGTCCTCAATTTTAGATAATGTGCAGAAATTCCATGCAGTAAACACAGTGGCAACATGCAATCCCTTGAAACGTGCTCGATAGATGTTAAATGCCAAGGACTTAACTGAGATTCCGGTCACAGCTTAAGGAAACATCAATgggaaatgtaaattttttggTAACTATAATCAGTGAGTGTCTTGCTATTGCACATAGTATACTAGCGCCTTTGTACAGAgaactgaaaaataaaaaacaagaaAGCAAAATGAGGAAAGTACGTATTGATTGTCATATCATTCTCTGCAGTATTTAAGACAAGAAGTTCAACTGTAAAAACAAATTCAAGTAAAAGCATTCTGCCAACCATTCCTCTGTCAGTACCAGTAGGtaaaatgtatatatttttaattactgAACTTTATCCATGTGTTGCTTTACTTAGGCTCCTGCAAGGATATGACAGTTTCAAATGCCCCTGCAAGCGCTTTCACCTTGTTTTTCCTCTGCTCCCGAAGCTTACTTGCAGTTTCCTCGATCACATCATTTGAAACTGCAGAATCCTTCTTTCCTTGCGGTACTTGTTTTTTAACTGCCACACTTTCTGTCTCCTGCTTCTTTCCCCCTGCGATTTCTTGCACTTCCGTTTCTTTAGACTCGGTTGCTTCATTTCCACTGGCTGCTGCTTCCTTGGTGCAGAGGTCGATTGCTTCCTGGGGAATATCCAAATGTTCTTCATCCTTTTGTCCATGTTCTTCATCCTTCTCCTCAACTTCAACAGCGGGAATATCTGAAACTCTTTCTTCAGTTTGATTGTTATCATTTTCGTTCGAAGTGTGTTCTTCTAATTCCTGATGTTTGCTGCCGGTTTCTTCAATATGTGACTTGCATTCTGGCTCTTCTGTCTTGATACCAAAAGAGGCATCATCTTGTTCAGAAACGGTATACGCCTCTTCAGTCTCAACCTTGACCTCCTCACCTTTCTCCTCTTTAATCTCCTCCGAGTCTTCCAGTACCAAAATTTCAGTTTCCACCTCATTGTTGCTCTCGACTTGAGGTGCCTCTTCTTCAGCTTTAGCAACGACAGATTCTTCAtcttcttgttttgtttcaGGTTGCAGGACGACATAAGCATTGGAAGCCTCCATTTTCTCAGAAGGGCTAGTGACTTGCTCCTTCACTATGGCAGTACCACTTCCGGCGTCCTGCTTTTTAACGTAAGTTCCACTCTTCTTTACATTACTTACTGTCCTGACATACATGGAACTCTGTTTTCCAGCATTCTTTGTCTTTTGTGCCGTACTAGTTTTGCTGGAAAACGAGGAAGATCGAAGAGTAGGACTTGGTGAAATCCGTGTTTTTTGTGTGCTAGAAGCCGATGGGGGCCTGTCAAATGATCTTCTTCTTGAAAGACTGGGCTTGTGGGCAGTTTCACTGGCAATCGGTTTCTTTCCTTGTTGCTTTGAAATCTCGTTACCAGAACTTAGGGTGGGCCTGAGATAGTTTGGAATTTGCTTTTCTGATGTAGTTGAATCTCGGTTTTTTCCAGGAGAGATTGTCTTGGAAGGGCTGGGGCGGCTCCTGCCTTGCAGTGCGGTTCCAGTTTGAGGAGAATTTGAAGGGGATGTTCCCCTCTTCTCCCTCCCAGGTGCACTGTCTTTTGTTCTTGTTGCCATTTATAACCAACACTTTATATTCTACCTGCATTGGGGAATTCTGTATAACTCGAGCTTCAAATTTAACATACATGCACGTTATTATCCTGACGTTTGAGCACATACACCTATCACGTTGGTCAATTCTGTATAACTCGAGCTCAACAAAATTATAATTCGGGGCTATTCATAACTCCCAATGCACGTATTATCACCAACAAATTCGTATTAATTCACATTTAAATACATGCAGACAAAAACAGGCAACAAATAAATGTCGTACCTTATataatgcaaaatgatgaatgccTTCCCCATTGAATGTCGAACGACAAGAACATGGATAGTTATTTTGATATTAAAGATTGATATATGAAAGAAATTACAAGAAATGAATGGTTGGCGAAGAGAGGCTTTTGGATGTTGGGTTTGTTGGTAGAATGAATGCGTAAACCATGCACAGCCTAAGATCCCAATAGGCAAGGAAAGCATGTAGACTTTTTTTCCCCTTTTTTAACaaattactatatatatatatatatatatatatatatatatatatatatgcaggtAATATCAGACTGACCATTCAATgttacataatattatatttatatatatatacataggtAATATAAGACTGACCATTCAAAgttacataatattatatttaaatattgaatatataatatatatataggtaATATAAGACTGCCCATTCAAAGTTACATAATactatatttaaatattgaatCAAATCCTCCACTTATATTGATGGTATAAGCATTGGTGGTGGTAAAAAAAGAGCATGTAGGCAAGACAGACACAAATAGACAATAATGTAACATCTCTATCTATCTTATATTTGGAGTCCATGCAGTGGCGGAGCCACAGTCCTTGTCACTAAAGCTCGGGTGgtcttaattatttttaaaaatttatatgtaactTTTTGTATGAttttggataaatttgatattagtctaattaaataaatataagtgCGGTTTGAGTCGTTTTCTTGACTCCGTCACTGACTCCATGGACTGACAATTACTTAGTTAAATACGGTTGTAGATccacaataaattaaatacagcGGGAGACAACTAAAACGGTACACTGGCAGTGGACCCGTGACGATGGAATGATGATGCGCAATTTCGTTTGAAAATAATTCGAAGCTTCAATCGTGATTCCGTATCATTACAAGTTCGTGAGACCCAATCCTTTATATTTTTTaacttattatatttttatccattctcaaagaaaaatagcTGTGGATATTATATGACCAATATTCAGATGGTgacaataaataaattaatatgtatatctatattttcaaaattttaaatagtataTCACTCTTAACAAAAACAATGAAAAAATcattaatttgaaaattataataaaagctatcatatttagattaaatatttTAACTGTATAAACACGTAATAAGTGTGAAAATTGGGTATGTTATATTAAACTAGAGGATTAGACTGACAAATGCGGTTTGTCATCAATTTTGGTGTCTCGTGTGGCTTTTCAACTTAATTTTTTGATTGTTATGTTCACTCATTAATTTTTACAATTATAATATTTCttttgttttaatttaaatcaaattaatacaaaaaaattattatataagcATTCAATACGTGCAAAATGTGATTAGTATATATATTATCTTAAGCAAAAGGGGTTAGGCCGACAAATCCGGTGTGTCATCTATTTTGGACTGGGTCTTATGTGAGaacgtctcacggatcttaatttgtgagatgagtcaatcttacggatattcacaataaaagataatacttttagcataaaaaataatatttttttatggatgatccaaataagatatacgtctcacaaatacgacccgtgaaaccgtctcacacgagtttttgCTTCAATTTTGGTGTCTCATTTGGTTGTTCAacttattttttagattttcttTTCCACATTGTATTGTTGTCTCttattaatttttacaattATAATATTGtctctatttattataaatcaaattaattacaaaaaaaattatacaagcATACAACTCATATGTGAAACACTAGTACATCAATAATGTatcataatatataatatttgagtCATAAAAGAGACAAAATAGTGTCTTGGTGTAATTTTTATATTCTTCAAAATAcacttctttcttttttttttttaagttctatattaattatttttttggcaTGAAAAATtgtatttatgtaaaaaaaaaaaaaaagctaaaAAAATCACTAAAAATCATAAAgtttaatttttcaaattgaatttcattttttaataaacttacttttatatatatatatatatatatatatatatatatatatatatatatatatatatatatatatatatatatataaaattgattGAACATACAGGCAACATGTATACAACGTGAGATATATATTACATCTCATAGAGGCTCCATAAAAAATTCGATTAGTGGATTGGTGGATGCACAATGGAGAGGGAAGCACAGATGTGGAAAAAAATATCGATTTTTCGGTACGATATAATACCGACTGAAATATTTGGTACGATAACgatatgaaatttgaaattttcggtttataccgaaataccgaagtAATATATATTaactaatatataatatttttaaataataaagttaaatttttaaaaaatataaggtattttttttttgtataaaatGATATATATCCATACCGTAACCAAATAAAGAATTTAACTTCTGTTCATCATGTTGGAATGATCCAAATTAAAGTTCAATTAAGGAACTCGACTCATAGTTGAGAGTTTAAACTTTTAAGAAATCTTATCTATGTAGCCTAACCTTACAGCTAGCTAGAGGACTGGATGTTTAGCATCGACTTGTTGAAAAACTGTCAGGCTTCAGAAATCATATGACCTCAGACATTGTTGCAAAGATAGCGGATGAAGAAGTCGCACATTGCGGTTGAAGTTTATTGGTGTTCATTGATCTCTTGGATCTCCAGATACATGTGCGGTTACTGTTTATTGTCTTGATGGATTTGTTTTGTATATCTTTCCTGGTCTCTTTGACTGTCTTGAATGATTTGTCTAGTATTAGTAATCACTAGCCTTGGAATTATAAGagaatgaatttttttatatatactttCGATATTACTGTATTTTGCCGATATCATACCTATTTTTTGGTCAGTAGCATTAGCACTTTTCTCCTATCGATTTTTTCGATACGATATACGAAATTTCGGTACGCTCCATCTCTAGGGAAGTCAATGTATTTTATAGGTTGTATGAAATATATGActtaacatttattttattttctacaAATTAAAAGTGTTTATAAAATGTCATTTTCAGTGCCAATCAATTTCCTCTATATTATTCCATCCTTATTATAATATTGatattcgtttttttttttttaaattgtaagGTCAAAATGTTAGAATTAAAGCAAAGAAAAAGGGGTGTATGTTTCATAGGTTTGGAGGGTAGATGAGATCCTACTTATGTGGGCATTACCctcacttcatttcaacggataagatcttgtcacacatataattttttttaaaaaaagtgggtcctatatatatatatgggcaAATCTTGGTCATCCATCTTATCATGGAGACAATGTCCACataggtaggatgaaataaaccggTTTGGAGGAGGCCAAGTTTTGCAACTCTGAGGTTGGCAGTGGGTTTTGGCGAATATTGGTAAATTGTATATTTGGTGTCTATCTATTTATGGTTGGTTTTTAGGATTTATGTAAATTTGTGGGCCTAAAAAAccttattttatctatttatgaTTGGTAAACTTCTAAATTCTAATCATTTAAATTCGAAACAAATTGTTTAAATTACAATTGTATACATACATAATTGTTTCTCTTTTGCTAGATAACGAACAAGATTGAAGATCTTAGAATAACTAATTTTCGAAATACGAAAAATAAATCTGATCTCTTATATCATTATTTTAAGATAAAATCAATCTTAataattttgtaatttaatTATAACTACCTTATCTCATCTacctttattttaaaaaataatttaaaatcaattaaatatctCTTTATCTTTATCTATactttaaaatctaaacattataataaacaaaaacttatgtgagacgatatcacgggccgtattttgtgagactgatatcttatttgggtcatccatgaaaaaatattaatttttatgctaagagtattattttttattgtgaatatcggtagggttgacacgtctcatagataaacattcgtgagaccgtctcacaaaagacctactcattataaaaaaaaattaaaagtaagaaaaacaTATTTAACATCAAAAGTTTTTGTACGAAAAGTTGctagtattattatttttttgtgttAACTATTTCCtaaaaattaagtaaaaacAAGTTTTATTAGAGTAGCTTGGCGCCACGAGACTCGTAGACATATGGGAAGACAATAATGGGAGGGCAGTGGACTCCCCCTTAATCGTTGACCTTCCATATGTGCGTATCCATATCCGACGGCTGCAATCTGTTCCAGAGACATAAAAGGGTGGACGGCATTTCAGCGATGATTTGTTGAGGATTTGTTTATGTTTAATGGCTTCCCAAATTGCATAAAACTCGGTCTCCCGTTACCCTCGGATCGTTAACACTATACATATATACGATACATACGTGGAAATACGTATATAAGATAATTAGATATATATGGATACAAATACATAAATTTACGTATATCTGACCAAAGATATAGACCTCTTCCTTGAGAGCTTATTTCTGTATTTATATGTGAATATAGGCCAAGACCCTCTCCTGATCGTGTAGTAGTTGGAACCTTCTCTTTTCTGGTGGTGTGAGAAAAGGAGGGAGAAAGGTAAAGGGAGGAAGAGATAGAGTTTGCTGCCATTTTGATCGATATGTTTGAATTTTATTGGTTTCTTGATTGTCATCGTTCTGATTCTTGATGGGTTTTGTTGGATTATCTATTTGGTTGTGCTGCGATCAGTTCTggcttgttttcttgattgattCTTGTTAGATGGTCAGTGTTTTTCAGAGTTTTGAATTTGATTGGGGAatccatattttttaaaaaggttTCTTGAGTTTTTTTGGGTTGTGTAAATTTTGAGTCCATGCTTGATTTTCCGACAtggtttttgttttaaaaatcggtgctgtgttttttttttcgttGGTTGTTATTGAGCCAAGGTTGATAGAGTCTTACAATATTGACTGGGCGGCCTCTTATTTCAATTGGGAATTTGACTTCTTCCCTCTGCCTTGCCGagggatttaatttttaatcttttaaaaatttgttttgCTTTTGTTCGATCATAGGGGACTGTTTTTACGTCGATTTCCTGTGCTTAGTTTGATGATTTTCTTGTAGAAAAACACACCTTTTGTTCTCTTTTCCAGCTTGTATCGCTTGCCTTTTATTGAAGAGAGTGCAAAGTCATATTTGCTTGAAATTTGTGACCGCTCGAGGAATTGAAAAGTATgaagcaatcaaatcagataatttaCTTActtaaaagaaagaagaacgaAATCCGCCTCTCATGGAGTTTTACTATTTGACAACTCCATAGGCAATACAACTTTGACAATATGACCTCTTCTGTCTCGTTTTTCCGTATATTCTTTCCATTTTGGCCAATCTTGTGTATATGGTATATTTCTGTAGAGTATGTTTGTAATATTAATCATGTTGGGATACACTCTTTAATGTCTAAGGTGGGCTGTagattatcattattttttttttcggatTTTGATACAATATGGATAAGTTTTTGGCTAAGCTACTGCATTTTAATGTATTTGTTACTTTTTCCTTTTCTAAGCAAGTTCTATTGATGCTGGCACATGccaatttgtaaatatttaaagtttagCAACAGTCCCTACCCGCTGATTATAAACTAGGCACGCGAATATTTATATGAAGGTGGCAAATCTTTTGCTGGAACAGGATAGAATCTCAGTACAACAAATAGCCATGGATGCATGCTCTGGTAAAAGAAGTGCAGGTGGGCTTACGAAATCCAAGAAAGGATATAATGTTGGTTTGAAAGATGCAGCTGCTGAAAGGgatcaaaatattcaattttgTTACCGAATAGGATGCAGTGGCAGAATTAAGTATAGTCAGAATACAAAACTTGGAACCTCAGATATGTCCAAATGTTCTAAGCCTGCTTTACGTTCTTTGAATAGGAACAAAACATATGGAGATTCCTCCAGGGGCAATTATGTGATAACCAGTGCAAAAGAGTTGAATTCTGATTCAACGAGAAAGGTGTCTTCAAAGTTGGAATCTTATCCATCAGGTGGTGGTCTTTCTGGTGGTTCAGAAGCTCTAGAGCCAACGCCTTTACCCATTGCGAGTCAAACCGGAAAACTCACTGTGACTGAAACTGGAAGTTCTAGTGTATCATCGAGCATTAGACCTCAAAAAATATCTCAGATCAGATCAGGTTTGCACAAGCCAATTGCTTTGCCAGCTTCCTCTATTCCATCCGTTTCTAAAAGCCCAAACCAAGGCCCATCCAAGGATGGTTGTGGGAGCAGGTATGGACTCAAGAGTCTGAAATGCAATTCCATACCCGATGTCATGCCATCAAGTTCATCATCATTTTCAAAGCCAGTCAGAAAGAATCTGATGGATAAGAAAATCCCAGAAAGGGAAGGCTTCTTGCCTCGTAGAAAAACAACTGCTGCATCATCCATTGATGGGAATATATCCCCTTCAAATTGTAGTATCTCCATCCGTGATTCAAGAAATAGTAGCCGAGCTTCTGGAGAGGTTAACAAAGGTGTCACTTCCTTCAGGACTCAGAAGGCAGTGAATATAAACAACAGGACAAGGCTTTCTGCCAGACCAAATATGAGGAACAGTTCCTCTGCTAGGAAACCTGTTTCAGGTAGCCCTCAGTTTTCTCAATCTGGAACACCTATCAATAATGGTGGCTCAAGTTCCTCACAGCACTTTTCAGCAAACGGCTTTTCTAGTGGTTCAAGCTCCTATAGTCTTTCCAGCAGCTATGATGATTACCAATCCACTTTAATGCCTCTCACTTCGGGTGAACTCGGTTTTACTCAATTCATGAGTCATAATGCATTGCAGCGATATAACATTGATGCAGTCACTGAGGTATAGTTCTTATAGTTCATCAAATTTTCTAAGCATTTTGTTTTCCTGAACTATAATCATTTCAAACATTATAAAATCATGGTGCAGTTATTATTAGCTCTTGAGAGGATGGAACGAGACGAGGAGCTGACACATGAGGTTTCTTATCTCCCTTTCTCTCCATAACATcaaattgaaatatttattaatcAGCATGCCTTGCCTTCTCTTTTACAGCAAATCCTTGCCCTGGATTCCAGTTTGTTCCTGGGTAGTTTGAACATCCATGACCAACACAGAGATATGAGACTGGATATCGATAATATGTCATATGAGGTTGGTTTCGCCTTAATGCACTTCTACCATACCTTGTCGAGTCATGATCTTATATCTTGCAATGAATTTTTGCATCAGTTTTAATGGAGTTCAATATGCATGACATCTGACAGGAACTGTTAGCTCTAGAAGATAGGATGGGCTCAGTGAGCACAGCAGTTCCTGAAGAGGCACTGACAAAATGCCTCAGGAGGAGCATATATCAGGTTACCTCATCAGACGTACAAGCTTCCGGAATGGATGAAGATAGAGACAACATCAAATGCTGTATTTGTCAGGTGATCAATTTTTTGTTAGTTATTTCACCGTGATTATTGTACTTTCCTCACCACAGCTCCTAGGAAACATTCTGAAGTTAAAGGATACACAATTTAACTTGGAACACTTATTGAATATCTTGTTTGAAACCTAAATCTTGGAGGATATTAACCTGCTCCATGCTTAGTTGGTAGAGATTAAAAATATATGTAAAAGAAAGGTGAGTTACTTGTACTTGAAAATTTACACTAGATGATTAAACCATCTTAATCTCTTGGCATGACCACGTGTTACTCTACAATCACTATTCTCTGATTCAATTGATTGTAAGAGCTCCAGGAGAGCATGCATATACTGTTCGAATTTTAAAGTTGTAGAAATAGAGTGAAGATGGCACTCTTAACACAAGCACCATAATTTTCAGGAGGATTTTGCTCTCGGGGATGAGATTGGTGCATTGGTGGAATGTGAGCACGGGTATCATATTACATGCATTTACCACTGGTTGCGGCTCAAGAATTGGTGCCCCATTTGCAAGGTTTCTGCGGCCCCATCGGAATCGTCGTCTTCTTAGTGAAAAGTCCCTCCCCTCTTTCTTGGTTTTTAGTGTTAGATATCTAGGCATTTGGTTGTATTATATGGTCACTGGCTGCCTTTTTATGCACAACGCAAATTGATGGATGGTACAGAACCTTTCTCAGAATTTGAAGTTCTTCTTcttgatttaaatttattatggtTGTCAAATCTCGTGCTCATGGGTTGAGGCAAACAAATTTCTTTATTTGGCATCCGAGGTTGTTTTATTAAAATAAGTTACCCACAAACAAATTCTGACAGGCTGACCCGTGCCATCCTGAACTACATGCTCAAGTGGACTCAACTCATTTGGTCCGTCTTCAAATGAATTGAGAACTACAACTCAAGTGGATTCAACTCATTTGGTCCGTCTTCAAATGAATTGATATTTTCTCAACCCTTGACCCATTTTTATGATGGGACAGACCAACTCGACGGACTCAACCCAATTTGACAAGTCTAACTATAT contains:
- the LOC140831105 gene encoding uncharacterized protein, translating into MATRTKDSAPGREKRGTSPSNSPQTGTALQGRSRPSPSKTISPGKNRDSTTSEKQIPNYLRPTLSSGNEISKQQGKKPIASETAHKPSLSRRRSFDRPPSASSTQKTRISPSPTLRSSSFSSKTSTAQKTKNAGKQSSMYVRTVSNVKKSGTYVKKQDAGSGTAIVKEQVTSPSEKMEASNAYVVLQPETKQEDEESVVAKAEEEAPQVESNNEVETEILVLEDSEEIKEEKGEEVKVETEEAYTVSEQDDASFGIKTEEPECKSHIEETGSKHQELEEHTSNENDNNQTEERVSDIPAVEVEEKDEEHGQKDEEHLDIPQEAIDLCTKEAAASGNEATESKETEVQEIAGGKKQETESVAVKKQVPQGKKDSAVSNDVIEETASKLREQRKNKVKALAGAFETVISLQEPK
- the LOC140831107 gene encoding uncharacterized protein produces the protein MDACSGKRSAGGLTKSKKGYNVGLKDAAAERDQNIQFCYRIGCSGRIKYSQNTKLGTSDMSKCSKPALRSLNRNKTYGDSSRGNYVITSAKELNSDSTRKVSSKLESYPSGGGLSGGSEALEPTPLPIASQTGKLTVTETGSSSVSSSIRPQKISQIRSGLHKPIALPASSIPSVSKSPNQGPSKDGCGSRYGLKSLKCNSIPDVMPSSSSSFSKPVRKNLMDKKIPEREGFLPRRKTTAASSIDGNISPSNCSISIRDSRNSSRASGEVNKGVTSFRTQKAVNINNRTRLSARPNMRNSSSARKPVSGSPQFSQSGTPINNGGSSSSQHFSANGFSSGSSSYSLSSSYDDYQSTLMPLTSGELGFTQFMSHNALQRYNIDAVTELLLALERMERDEELTHEQILALDSSLFLGSLNIHDQHRDMRLDIDNMSYEELLALEDRMGSVSTAVPEEALTKCLRRSIYQVTSSDVQASGMDEDRDNIKCCICQEDFALGDEIGALVECEHGYHITCIYHWLRLKNWCPICKVSAAPSESSSS